From a single Lentisphaerota bacterium genomic region:
- a CDS encoding 50S ribosomal protein L32: MAVPKRKKSKMRIRQRKGHFKAEVAEVANCPNCAAPHRSHRVCPSCGFYNGRQVLTVTVD; encoded by the coding sequence ATGGCGGTACCGAAACGGAAGAAATCTAAGATGCGCATCCGGCAGCGCAAGGGGCACTTCAAGGCGGAAGTCGCCGAGGTCGCGAACTGTCCGAACTGCGCCGCGCCGCACCGCTCGCATCGCGTGTGCCCGTCGTGCGGGTTTTACAACGGCCGTCAGGTTCTGACGGTC